In Armatimonadota bacterium, the following proteins share a genomic window:
- a CDS encoding CinA-like protein encodes MIAEIVSVGTELLMGQIVDTNAATISAALPSIGYRVLYRQTVGDNLERLTEALKLALSRADVVITIGGLGPTMDDLTREGIAAALDEPLILDHDLQQELQQKFQQRRYPMVSSIIRQAYRPACARPLPNPNGTAPGLIAEKGDKVIIALPGPPAELIPMFNDYVLPYLRERAGGEPGVILSRILRVCGMGESLVEDRIKDLMQGSNPTVAPYAKTGEVHLRITASAPSPEQARAMIAEVEAQIRERLSNAVYGVDEQSLEQVVMELLWAKGATVAIAESCTGGLIGHRLTEVPGSSKALIGGVVAYSNELKIRLLGVPEETLRQHGAVSEPTARAMAEGIRRLTGAHYGIGTTGIAGPTGGTPEKPVGLVYIAIASEKGTRVVEHRFIGRRSEVKWRASQAALVMLREELL; translated from the coding sequence ATGATTGCTGAAATCGTCTCGGTAGGCACGGAGTTGCTGATGGGGCAGATTGTGGATACCAATGCAGCTACCATCAGCGCCGCGCTACCTTCTATCGGATACAGAGTGCTGTATCGGCAAACGGTGGGCGATAATCTAGAGCGGCTCACCGAGGCGCTGAAGCTCGCGCTATCGCGGGCAGATGTGGTCATCACCATTGGGGGGTTGGGACCCACCATGGACGACCTCACCCGGGAGGGCATCGCTGCCGCGCTGGACGAACCGCTTATCTTAGACCACGACCTGCAACAGGAACTACAGCAAAAGTTCCAGCAACGCCGCTACCCGATGGTGAGCAGCATCATTCGACAGGCTTATCGCCCTGCGTGCGCCCGTCCTCTGCCCAACCCGAACGGCACCGCGCCCGGTCTTATCGCCGAGAAAGGCGATAAGGTCATCATCGCTCTGCCCGGTCCCCCGGCGGAGCTGATACCGATGTTTAACGACTATGTGCTGCCCTACCTGCGCGAGAGGGCAGGGGGCGAGCCCGGCGTCATCCTGTCGCGTATCCTGCGCGTGTGCGGTATGGGCGAGTCGCTGGTGGAAGACCGCATCAAGGATCTAATGCAAGGTTCCAACCCGACGGTTGCCCCTTACGCCAAAACGGGCGAGGTGCACCTGCGCATCACCGCCAGCGCGCCATCTCCCGAACAGGCTCGGGCGATGATTGCCGAAGTAGAGGCGCAAATCCGCGAACGACTGAGCAACGCGGTGTACGGCGTGGACGAGCAGAGCCTGGAGCAAGTGGTGATGGAGCTGCTGTGGGCTAAGGGTGCGACCGTCGCGATTGCCGAGTCATGCACCGGTGGGCTGATTGGGCATCGGTTGACGGAGGTGCCCGGCAGTTCGAAGGCATTGATAGGGGGAGTGGTCGCCTACAGTAACGAATTGAAGATACGGCTGTTGGGCGTCCCTGAAGAGACCTTACGACAGCATGGTGCGGTAAGCGAACCCACTGCACGCGCGATGGCGGAGGGAATCCGTCGGCTAACAGGTGCGCACTACGGCATCGGCACGACGGGCATCGCCGGACCAACGGGAGGCACACCGGAAAAGCCAGTGGGGCTGGTGTACATCGCCATCGCCTCGGAGAAGGGTACGCGCGTGGTGGAGCATCGCTTCATCGGCAGACGCAGCGAGGTAAAGTGGCGAGCGTCGCAGGCTGCGCTGGTGATGCTGCGAGAGGAGTTGTTGTGA
- the cheX gene encoding chemotaxis protein CheX, with protein sequence MMRVEYINPFVSAAYSVLEMVLGVQPEKGQLAMRPGIFTTQQCSIVMGVTGKVEGSVIYGMSLATADKIASHMIGQPIRTFDALAASAIAELGNMITGNAAALLAEKGYTCDISPPSIIRGSNVKISTVNTPALVVPILLGDFGDIEINVSLQERK encoded by the coding sequence ATGATGCGCGTAGAATACATTAATCCCTTCGTGAGCGCGGCATACTCCGTGCTGGAAATGGTGCTGGGCGTTCAACCGGAGAAAGGTCAGCTGGCAATGCGCCCAGGCATCTTCACCACTCAGCAATGCAGTATCGTAATGGGTGTGACCGGCAAGGTAGAGGGTTCGGTTATCTACGGCATGAGCCTCGCTACCGCCGATAAAATCGCCTCGCACATGATTGGTCAGCCCATCCGTACCTTTGACGCACTCGCCGCCAGCGCGATTGCCGAGCTGGGTAATATGATTACCGGCAACGCTGCAGCATTACTCGCGGAGAAGGGATATACCTGCGACATCTCCCCCCCCAGCATCATCCGGGGTAGCAACGTCAAAATCTCCACGGTCAATACGCCCGCGCTCGTTGTGCCGATACTGTTGGGCGACTTTGGGGATATCGAAATCAACGTGAGCCTACAGGAGAGGAAGTAG
- the cheY gene encoding chemotaxis protein CheY encodes MGKRILVTDDALFMRVTLKNILTQHGYEVAGEATNGREAVEMYKNLKPDLVTMDITMPEMDGISAVREIKKIDPNARIVMVTAMGQKNLVVEAIQAGAKDFIVKPFQPERVIESVQKLLGSN; translated from the coding sequence ATGGGCAAGAGGATACTGGTAACTGATGACGCGCTGTTCATGCGTGTCACCCTGAAAAATATCTTGACTCAGCACGGCTACGAGGTAGCTGGCGAAGCTACCAATGGGCGCGAAGCGGTAGAGATGTATAAAAACCTGAAGCCCGACCTGGTGACAATGGACATCACCATGCCGGAGATGGACGGCATTAGCGCGGTACGGGAGATTAAAAAGATCGACCCGAACGCGCGTATCGTGATGGTAACCGCCATGGGACAGAAGAACCTGGTGGTGGAGGCGATACAGGCGGGCGCGAAGGATTTCATCGTCAAGCCGTTCCAGCCCGAGCGGGTGATAGAGAGCGTGCAGAAACTGCTGGGCAGCAACTGA
- the fabI gene encoding enoyl-[acyl-carrier-protein] reductase [NADH] yields the protein MPGLVEGKNALVLGVASERSIAWAIARRLAQGGANLALTYQNERLEKHVRPLAESLPGTLLLPCDVSDDEQVANLAQELQARWSRLDILVHSVAFAKKEELSGRYVDTSREGFRIAMDVSVFSLVALCKALEPLMGEGSSVVTLTYIGSERVVPNYNVMGVAKAALEASVRYLASDLGPQGIRVNAISAGPISTPAARAIAGFTTMLQRVREVAPLRRNTEAEEVADAALFLLSNLARGVTGEVLYVDSGYHVMGMV from the coding sequence ATGCCGGGTTTGGTAGAAGGCAAGAACGCTCTGGTGCTTGGCGTTGCCAGCGAGCGCAGCATCGCCTGGGCGATTGCCAGGCGACTGGCGCAGGGAGGGGCAAACCTCGCATTGACATACCAGAATGAAAGGCTGGAGAAGCACGTACGTCCGCTGGCGGAAAGCCTGCCGGGGACCCTGCTGCTGCCATGCGACGTATCGGACGATGAGCAGGTAGCGAACCTGGCGCAGGAGCTGCAGGCGCGCTGGAGCAGGCTGGATATTCTCGTGCACAGCGTGGCGTTTGCGAAGAAGGAAGAGCTGTCGGGGCGGTACGTGGATACCTCACGCGAGGGGTTCCGAATCGCGATGGACGTAAGCGTCTTCTCGCTGGTTGCACTGTGCAAGGCGCTGGAGCCGTTGATGGGTGAAGGCAGTAGTGTGGTGACGCTCACCTACATCGGTAGCGAGCGCGTGGTGCCCAACTACAATGTGATGGGTGTTGCCAAGGCAGCGCTGGAGGCGAGTGTACGCTACCTCGCTTCTGACCTCGGTCCGCAGGGCATCCGAGTGAACGCGATTTCGGCAGGACCCATCAGTACGCCGGCAGCACGTGCCATTGCGGGCTTTACTACCATGCTGCAGCGGGTGCGCGAGGTAGCTCCCCTGCGACGCAATACAGAGGCGGAGGAGGTTGCGGATGCTGCCCTTTTCCTTCTGAGCAATCTCGCGCGGGGCGTAACGGGAGAGGTGCTTTATGTGGATAGCGGTTACCACGTGATGGGCATGGTATAA
- a CDS encoding threonine dehydratase: MVTLERIEEAKRAAQGIVQHTPLFPARMLSELTGVPVWLKVESFQRTGSFKIRGAYECLRRLPPEVRARGVVTGSAGNHAQGLALAAKTFGIPATIFMPVFGSIAKMHAAKAYGATVILQGEGFAEAVEAAQRFAQETGATYIPAYDHDDIICGQGTCGLEILDDLPEVEQILVPVGGGGLFAGIAAAVKARKPEVSLIGVQSEGADTAVRSWREGRLIEPAPIRYTLADGIAVKSPSERTFAYIRRFADEMVTVDDRSIARAVLWLLERKKIVAEGAGAAGVAAVQSEKVRLHGTTVIVVSGGNIDVKTLSDLIEREMLYANRYYHFFTAVPDRPGGLAALLQLVAQAQGNVMSVNHDRIHPSVPHGWTGVELLVEVRDGEHIARIEGLLRENGYEVRVLE, translated from the coding sequence ATGGTCACCTTAGAACGCATCGAGGAGGCAAAGCGGGCAGCGCAGGGGATAGTGCAACATACCCCTCTGTTCCCTGCCCGCATGTTGAGCGAGCTGACGGGCGTGCCGGTGTGGCTGAAGGTGGAGAGCTTTCAACGCACCGGCTCGTTCAAGATTCGCGGAGCGTACGAGTGCTTGCGTCGCCTACCACCGGAAGTGCGCGCGCGAGGGGTGGTGACCGGTTCGGCAGGCAACCATGCACAGGGGCTTGCGCTGGCGGCGAAGACCTTCGGTATACCGGCAACTATCTTCATGCCGGTATTCGGTTCCATCGCCAAAATGCATGCGGCAAAAGCGTATGGCGCTACGGTGATTCTGCAGGGCGAGGGGTTTGCGGAAGCGGTGGAAGCGGCGCAACGTTTCGCGCAGGAGACCGGCGCAACTTACATCCCCGCTTACGACCACGATGATATCATCTGCGGACAGGGTACCTGCGGACTAGAAATCCTGGACGACCTGCCCGAGGTGGAACAGATACTCGTGCCCGTTGGGGGAGGGGGGCTGTTCGCAGGCATCGCGGCGGCAGTGAAAGCGCGAAAGCCTGAGGTATCGCTGATTGGAGTGCAGTCGGAAGGGGCGGATACGGCGGTGCGCTCATGGCGGGAGGGTAGATTGATAGAGCCTGCCCCGATACGCTACACCCTTGCAGATGGGATTGCCGTGAAGTCGCCTTCCGAGCGCACGTTTGCATATATCCGCCGCTTCGCCGACGAGATGGTGACCGTCGATGACCGCAGTATCGCGCGAGCGGTGCTGTGGCTGCTGGAGCGTAAGAAGATAGTGGCGGAGGGGGCAGGCGCGGCGGGCGTCGCTGCAGTGCAAAGTGAAAAGGTGCGCCTGCACGGAACAACGGTCATTGTGGTTTCCGGCGGCAACATCGACGTCAAGACCCTGTCCGACCTGATCGAGCGTGAAATGCTCTATGCGAATCGCTATTACCACTTTTTCACTGCGGTGCCTGACCGACCGGGAGGGCTCGCTGCGTTGCTGCAGCTGGTCGCGCAGGCGCAGGGCAACGTCATGAGCGTCAACCATGACCGCATCCACCCCTCTGTCCCACACGGCTGGACAGGGGTGGAGCTGCTGGTAGAGGTTCGCGACGGCGAGCATATCGCGCGGATAGAGGGGCTGTTGCGGGAAAACGGTTACGAAGTGAGGGTGCTGGAGTGA
- the cheR gene encoding chemotaxis protein CheR, whose amino-acid sequence MKDDYLWFCEQVLRKTGLDLQQYKRPQMERRLRSMAERVGASNLEEYWAVLQKDSQQFAYFIDRITINVSELFRNPEKFEELRKVILPELRHLGSPLKVWSAGCSYGAEPYSLAILLEEMRPLPYQILATDVDETILNKAREGTFAAEDMRNVSPEWKQRYFVQQGNRYQVKPELKRNITFRKHNLLADPFETGFHLIVCRNVVIYFTEEAKDRLYARFFQSLVPGGVLFVGSTERIFNYREIGFEMPLSFFYRKPAAGLRRAA is encoded by the coding sequence GTGAAGGACGACTATCTGTGGTTTTGCGAACAGGTGCTACGTAAAACCGGGCTCGATCTGCAGCAGTACAAACGCCCGCAGATGGAGCGTCGTCTGCGCTCGATGGCGGAGCGTGTGGGGGCGAGCAATCTGGAAGAGTACTGGGCGGTTTTACAGAAGGATTCCCAGCAGTTCGCCTATTTCATCGACCGGATCACCATCAACGTCTCCGAGCTCTTCCGCAATCCGGAGAAGTTCGAGGAGTTGCGCAAGGTGATCCTGCCCGAATTACGCCATCTGGGTAGCCCACTCAAGGTATGGAGCGCGGGATGTTCATACGGAGCGGAACCCTACTCGCTGGCCATCTTGCTGGAAGAGATGCGCCCGCTACCCTATCAGATTCTCGCCACCGATGTGGACGAAACCATCCTGAACAAGGCGAGAGAAGGAACCTTCGCCGCCGAAGATATGCGCAATGTCTCGCCGGAATGGAAACAGAGGTACTTTGTGCAGCAGGGCAATCGCTATCAGGTGAAGCCAGAGCTGAAACGAAACATTACCTTCCGCAAGCACAACCTGCTGGCAGACCCGTTCGAGACGGGCTTCCACCTTATCGTTTGCCGCAACGTGGTGATTTATTTCACCGAGGAGGCAAAGGACAGGTTGTACGCGCGTTTCTTCCAATCGCTGGTGCCCGGCGGGGTGCTATTTGTAGGTAGCACTGAACGTATTTTCAACTACCGCGAAATCGGCTTCGAGATGCCGTTATCGTTTTTCTATCGCAAGCCTGCAGCGGGACTGCGCAGGGCTGCTTGA
- a CDS encoding flagellar protein FliS, whose translation MTLTSPYDVYQRAQVDTASPAKLVVMLYDGAIRFLKQGQTAMQQGNREKQNHCLVRAQRIITELASSLDMEAGGDIAANLMALYQFMHEQLVLANLQDDVDKVQKVREMLESLREAWAQVEIAVREPSSTVVASGAEVLHAA comes from the coding sequence ATGACGTTGACAAGCCCGTATGATGTGTACCAGCGTGCGCAGGTGGATACCGCTTCGCCTGCCAAGTTGGTGGTCATGCTGTACGATGGGGCCATCCGTTTTCTCAAACAGGGACAAACTGCTATGCAGCAGGGAAACCGCGAAAAACAGAACCATTGTCTCGTCCGAGCACAGCGCATCATCACGGAGCTGGCAAGTTCGCTGGACATGGAAGCGGGCGGGGACATCGCGGCGAACCTGATGGCACTGTACCAGTTCATGCATGAGCAGCTGGTGCTGGCAAACCTGCAGGACGATGTGGATAAGGTGCAGAAGGTGCGCGAAATGTTGGAGAGCCTGCGCGAAGCGTGGGCGCAGGTGGAAATCGCTGTGCGAGAGCCGTCCAGCACCGTAGTAGCGTCAGGAGCGGAGGTGCTCCATGCTGCCTGA
- the fliP gene encoding flagellar biosynthetic protein FliP, whose translation MRCRVHNRLLILFLLVLTACAWAQTPVAVPRVSVQVGTAQNPKDVAVTLQVLILMTLLTLAPALLIMTTAFTRIVIVLSFLRTAIGTPTIPPNQVVIGISLFLTFFVMAPVFNDIHRNALQPYLDNHISFQQALTNAEKPLRAFMLRQTYEKDLQLFINLSKPKQPPRTPDDVPITTVIPAFILSELKTAFIIGFYIYIPFLIIDLFVASTLMSMGMMMLPPIVISLPFKLLVFIMANGWTLLIGSLAAGFK comes from the coding sequence ATGCGGTGCAGAGTACACAACCGGTTGCTTATCCTGTTCCTTCTGGTACTGACAGCGTGTGCGTGGGCGCAGACGCCGGTAGCGGTACCGCGCGTCTCCGTGCAGGTGGGCACGGCGCAAAACCCGAAGGATGTGGCGGTTACCCTACAGGTACTTATCCTGATGACCCTGCTCACGCTCGCACCAGCCCTGCTCATCATGACCACCGCCTTCACGCGCATCGTCATTGTGCTGTCGTTCCTGCGCACTGCCATCGGCACGCCCACCATCCCACCCAATCAGGTGGTAATCGGCATCAGCCTGTTCCTCACCTTCTTTGTGATGGCTCCCGTGTTCAACGACATTCACCGAAACGCCCTGCAGCCATACCTCGACAATCACATCAGCTTTCAGCAGGCGCTGACCAACGCTGAGAAACCGTTACGCGCCTTCATGCTGCGCCAGACCTACGAAAAAGACCTGCAACTGTTCATCAACCTGAGCAAGCCCAAACAGCCGCCTCGCACGCCCGACGACGTACCTATTACCACCGTCATCCCTGCCTTCATCCTGAGCGAGTTAAAAACAGCGTTCATCATCGGTTTTTATATCTATATCCCGTTCCTGATTATCGACCTGTTCGTCGCCAGTACGCTGATGAGCATGGGCATGATGATGCTACCACCTATCGTCATCTCCCTGCCGTTCAAGCTGCTGGTGTTCATCATGGCGAACGGCTGGACGCTGTTGATTGGCTCGCTGGCGGCGGGGTTTAAGTGA
- a CDS encoding OsmC family protein has translation MASTNGPVWMHLSADGKWEGGMRTRLQVRDFEPIYSDEPPSFGGQDSAPNPMELLLAALNGCLTVMTQVIAREKGIEVRGITLHAEGDLDLRGAMGDPSVPPYFRTVRERVELVTNASPEQVRALQEEVQRRCPVYTLLKAAGVEVRSEWLASSPVAEPLAR, from the coding sequence ATGGCGAGCACAAACGGACCGGTATGGATGCACCTCAGCGCGGATGGCAAGTGGGAAGGTGGAATGCGCACGCGCCTGCAGGTGCGCGATTTCGAGCCCATCTACAGCGACGAACCGCCCTCGTTTGGCGGACAGGACAGCGCACCGAACCCGATGGAGTTGCTGCTGGCAGCCCTGAACGGTTGTCTGACGGTGATGACTCAGGTGATTGCCCGTGAGAAAGGCATCGAAGTGCGTGGAATCACCCTGCACGCTGAGGGCGATTTAGACCTGCGTGGCGCGATGGGCGATCCGAGCGTACCGCCTTACTTCCGCACAGTGCGCGAGAGAGTCGAACTGGTTACTAACGCCTCGCCGGAGCAGGTTCGGGCGTTGCAGGAGGAAGTACAGCGTCGTTGCCCGGTATACACCCTGTTGAAGGCGGCGGGGGTAGAGGTACGCAGCGAGTGGCTCGCCTCCTCACCGGTTGCCGAGCCTTTGGCGCGATAG
- the cheD gene encoding putative chemoreceptor glutamine deamidase CheD, with the protein MGVQLTVGMGEIQVVRGVGNVLTALGLGSCIGVCLYDPLTRVAGMVHVVLPKSQADKTGELPGKFADTAIPAIVQRMVEQGANVSRLKAAIAGGAQLFQFGVSNSLDVGARNAEAVVAALREAGISLQAKDVGGNAGRTLRLVSDNGLVVVRAIGGAERELVVLGNIFTSSGVAA; encoded by the coding sequence ATGGGGGTACAGCTCACCGTCGGTATGGGAGAGATTCAGGTGGTTCGCGGTGTTGGCAACGTATTGACTGCTCTAGGGCTGGGCTCTTGTATCGGTGTATGTTTGTATGATCCGTTGACACGCGTGGCAGGTATGGTGCATGTGGTGCTTCCCAAAAGCCAGGCAGATAAGACGGGAGAGCTACCAGGCAAGTTTGCGGATACAGCTATCCCCGCTATTGTCCAGCGGATGGTGGAGCAGGGAGCGAACGTTTCTCGTTTGAAGGCAGCGATAGCCGGAGGTGCCCAGCTCTTTCAGTTCGGTGTGAGCAATTCGCTGGATGTTGGGGCGCGCAACGCAGAGGCGGTGGTCGCTGCCCTGCGCGAAGCTGGCATCTCCTTGCAGGCGAAGGACGTGGGGGGCAATGCAGGACGCACCCTTCGGCTGGTTTCGGACAATGGGCTGGTCGTGGTGCGCGCGATTGGCGGAGCGGAGCGTGAACTGGTGGTGCTGGGTAACATCTTTACCTCTTCGGGAGTGGCAGCATGA
- a CDS encoding RNA 2',3'-cyclic phosphodiesterase, translating into MRLFFAIWLDEHTRRRVALVQETMKRALAGQRISWVKQENLHLTLRFLGEQDEQGLRRAIEAAQTVACEHQPFRFVVKGAGAFPDPRRARVLWVGVEEPVEPLYHLAYQLEKYLRQHGFPPEDKPFRSHITLARIKEPPPAQVVQRLIESLPGEPLGSVEARSFVLMQSVLHPNGSLYTPVEEFPLGAG; encoded by the coding sequence ATGCGCCTGTTCTTTGCGATATGGCTGGACGAGCACACGCGACGGCGTGTCGCGCTGGTTCAGGAGACGATGAAGCGTGCGCTGGCGGGGCAGCGCATCTCATGGGTGAAGCAAGAGAACCTGCACCTGACCCTGCGCTTCCTAGGCGAGCAAGACGAACAGGGATTGCGTCGGGCGATAGAAGCGGCACAAACCGTTGCCTGCGAGCATCAACCTTTTCGCTTCGTGGTAAAGGGCGCAGGCGCGTTCCCCGACCCGCGTCGGGCGAGGGTGCTGTGGGTGGGAGTGGAGGAGCCGGTAGAGCCTTTGTATCATCTGGCGTACCAGTTGGAAAAATACCTGCGGCAGCACGGCTTCCCCCCGGAAGACAAACCGTTTCGCTCGCACATCACGCTGGCGCGTATCAAGGAGCCTCCCCCCGCGCAGGTGGTGCAAAGGTTGATAGAATCTCTGCCAGGCGAGCCGCTGGGCAGTGTGGAAGCACGCTCCTTTGTGCTGATGCAGAGTGTGCTGCATCCCAACGGCTCGCTGTATACCCCAGTAGAAGAGTTTCCACTTGGCGCAGGCTGA
- the algU gene encoding RNA polymerase sigma factor RpoE — protein sequence MDAQVWEWRVATGEHPRQEGEQQLIERCRAGDMEAFGILWEQHRTAVFRSILGIVGNPQDAEDLTQDAFLRAYRALDNFRGEAQLRTWLIRIGVHLAIDHVKRKKAHPEVSLDWDVGGGYADIDPHAAAERNELRETVRKAIDALPPHHRAVIVLRDMEGMDYSEMAQALGCSVGSVKLRLFRARRLLKQRLEVLLGG from the coding sequence ATGGACGCGCAAGTATGGGAGTGGCGAGTGGCTACCGGAGAGCATCCCCGGCAAGAAGGCGAGCAGCAGCTGATAGAACGCTGCCGCGCGGGCGATATGGAGGCGTTCGGTATACTGTGGGAGCAGCACCGGACCGCCGTGTTTCGCAGTATCCTCGGTATTGTGGGCAATCCGCAGGACGCCGAAGACCTGACGCAGGACGCCTTCTTGCGTGCCTATCGCGCTCTGGATAACTTTCGCGGTGAGGCTCAACTGCGCACGTGGCTCATCCGCATCGGTGTACACCTGGCAATAGACCACGTGAAACGCAAAAAGGCGCACCCGGAGGTGTCTCTGGATTGGGACGTAGGCGGAGGATATGCCGATATAGACCCACACGCCGCTGCCGAGCGTAACGAACTGCGCGAGACGGTGCGCAAAGCGATAGACGCCCTGCCTCCCCACCACCGCGCGGTGATTGTGTTGCGAGATATGGAAGGAATGGACTACTCGGAGATGGCGCAGGCGTTAGGGTGCAGTGTGGGCAGTGTGAAACTGCGACTGTTCCGCGCCAGACGATTGTTGAAACAGCGACTGGAAGTGCTTTTGGGGGGATGA
- a CDS encoding flagellar biosynthetic protein FliR, which translates to MDPVWASTQLFWAFLVVLFRIAGLMVTAPVFGSPSVPVLVKLGFSTAFALALAPTALGKVGTPPDEWLTLVGILLGETLVGMLIGYLVSLFFSAVQMAGAFLDMQVGYGIYQLMNPFAPAPASLLAQLHTLLLMVVYLQVNAHHWLLAALAESFGAVPVGGVALDAARLQPLLADVVAQIFLLALRIAAPATAVLIVVDAALAIVSRAVPQMPVFFVGAPAKIAMGLITLAIVLPLVTNVFVNTLPIAAQEVVNLLRAIAR; encoded by the coding sequence ATGGACCCTGTTTGGGCGTCTACTCAACTCTTCTGGGCGTTTCTGGTGGTGCTGTTCCGCATCGCGGGGCTAATGGTCACCGCGCCCGTGTTCGGCAGTCCCAGCGTGCCTGTGCTCGTCAAGCTGGGTTTCAGCACTGCCTTCGCGCTCGCGCTTGCCCCCACCGCGTTGGGCAAAGTAGGCACACCGCCAGATGAATGGTTGACCCTCGTGGGCATCCTACTAGGCGAGACGCTGGTGGGGATGCTGATCGGCTATCTGGTGTCGCTCTTCTTCAGTGCGGTGCAGATGGCAGGGGCGTTTCTGGATATGCAGGTAGGCTACGGTATCTACCAGCTGATGAACCCCTTCGCACCTGCTCCTGCTTCGCTACTGGCGCAGCTCCACACCCTGCTGCTGATGGTGGTGTATCTGCAGGTGAACGCACATCACTGGTTGCTCGCCGCGCTCGCGGAATCGTTTGGGGCAGTACCGGTGGGGGGTGTTGCACTGGATGCGGCGCGGTTGCAGCCCCTGCTCGCGGATGTGGTCGCGCAGATATTCCTGCTGGCGTTGCGCATTGCAGCTCCTGCCACCGCGGTGCTGATTGTGGTGGATGCGGCGTTAGCCATCGTGTCGCGGGCGGTCCCGCAGATGCCTGTGTTCTTCGTGGGCGCGCCCGCCAAAATCGCCATGGGCTTAATAACACTGGCCATCGTGCTGCCACTGGTGACGAACGTGTTCGTGAACACCTTGCCTATCGCGGCGCAGGAGGTGGTGAATCTCTTGAGGGCGATAGCCAGGTAG
- the fliQ gene encoding flagellar biosynthesis protein FliQ: MTEAQVLEVGRQALWVLVQIALPVLIFGMVAGVLVSLFQAVTQIQEVTLTFVPKIVAVVVALVIFGPWMLATMVAFMVQLFSFVPR; this comes from the coding sequence ATGACCGAGGCCCAGGTGCTAGAAGTCGGACGACAAGCCTTATGGGTGCTGGTGCAAATCGCCCTGCCGGTGCTGATATTCGGCATGGTGGCGGGTGTGCTGGTGAGCCTGTTTCAGGCGGTGACACAGATTCAGGAGGTGACGCTGACCTTCGTGCCCAAGATTGTGGCAGTAGTAGTCGCGCTGGTGATTTTCGGTCCTTGGATGCTCGCCACGATGGTAGCGTTTATGGTGCAGCTCTTCTCCTTTGTACCGCGGTAG
- a CDS encoding phosphohydrolase, with amino-acid sequence MNATGAPHKLQQLVQTIRDLPALPEVVVRVMRMTEDPRSDAQSIARVIATDQAMTARVLKLANSAFYGLPRRVSTLSEAVVILGFRTIKNLAIAASTFELLNREIAGYWLQRGELWRHSLACAIGAQLIARKVRLPVVEEAFVCGLLHDIGKVAINLFVREQFDQIMEHAQQERIPFVEAEQAVLGFNHAMAGGLIAEKWNLPPTLVSVIKYHHQPSAAPDNDPMIAVVHLADILSITMGIGIGGDGLYYALEEGTLQRFGLEQADIDDLCNQIVDQLAQAADLQEQTEVMLR; translated from the coding sequence ATGAACGCAACAGGGGCACCGCACAAACTACAACAACTGGTACAAACCATCCGCGACCTGCCTGCGCTGCCCGAAGTGGTGGTTCGGGTAATGCGGATGACTGAAGACCCCCGTTCCGATGCCCAGAGCATCGCCCGGGTAATCGCTACCGACCAGGCGATGACAGCTCGCGTGCTCAAGCTGGCAAACTCCGCTTTCTACGGGCTACCACGTCGGGTGAGTACCCTCTCGGAGGCAGTAGTCATTCTGGGATTTCGCACCATCAAAAACCTGGCAATTGCCGCTTCCACTTTCGAACTGCTCAACCGCGAAATCGCGGGATACTGGTTGCAACGCGGTGAACTGTGGCGACACTCTCTGGCTTGCGCAATCGGCGCGCAATTGATTGCACGCAAGGTTCGCTTGCCCGTCGTCGAAGAGGCGTTTGTCTGTGGACTGCTGCACGATATCGGCAAGGTGGCAATCAACCTCTTTGTACGCGAGCAATTTGACCAGATAATGGAACATGCCCAGCAAGAGCGGATTCCTTTCGTGGAAGCAGAGCAGGCAGTCCTCGGTTTTAACCATGCGATGGCAGGCGGGCTTATCGCCGAAAAATGGAACCTGCCGCCCACACTGGTCTCGGTGATTAAATACCATCACCAGCCATCCGCCGCACCCGATAACGACCCCATGATTGCCGTTGTGCATCTGGCGGATATCCTCTCTATCACCATGGGCATCGGAATCGGTGGGGATGGCTTGTACTATGCGTTGGAGGAAGGAACCTTGCAGCGGTTCGGGCTGGAACAGGCGGACATCGACGACCTGTGCAACCAGATTGTAGACCAGTTGGCGCAAGCGGCTGATTTGCAAGAGCAGACGGAGGTTATGTTGCGGTGA